Proteins encoded by one window of Vampirovibrionales bacterium:
- a CDS encoding succinate dehydrogenase/fumarate reductase iron-sulfur subunit, with product MTPESELTTSESTQPIATFLVFRGSAEEPQGFQEFKVPVEEGMVVLDAVHYIQQHFAPDLAVRWNCKAAKCGSCSAEVNGKPSLMCKTRMDALPLDEPVRVSPLKAFPLTRDLVTDVSWNYEQNKRITPFTPKDENTDAWNVRQEDVDRVQEFRRCIECFLCQDVCHVVRDHDQKDAFVGPRFLVRLASLEMHPMDAADRIPFIKEEAGSGLCNITKCCTEVCPEHIHITDNAIIPLKERVVDRYYDPVLWFLRKLRGKA from the coding sequence ATGACACCTGAGTCTGAACTGACCACATCCGAATCAACCCAGCCCATTGCGACGTTTCTGGTCTTTCGCGGTTCTGCGGAAGAGCCTCAGGGCTTTCAGGAGTTCAAGGTTCCTGTAGAAGAAGGCATGGTCGTACTGGACGCCGTGCATTACATCCAACAGCATTTTGCGCCTGATTTAGCCGTTCGCTGGAACTGTAAAGCCGCCAAGTGTGGCTCTTGTAGCGCCGAAGTAAACGGGAAGCCTTCTCTGATGTGCAAAACCCGTATGGATGCGCTGCCGCTGGATGAGCCCGTGCGCGTTTCGCCGTTAAAAGCCTTTCCTCTGACGCGCGATCTCGTCACCGACGTGTCGTGGAATTACGAGCAGAACAAGCGCATCACCCCTTTTACCCCCAAGGACGAGAATACGGACGCCTGGAATGTCCGACAGGAGGACGTTGACCGGGTTCAGGAGTTTCGGCGCTGTATCGAATGCTTCCTGTGTCAGGATGTCTGCCACGTCGTGCGCGATCATGACCAGAAGGACGCCTTTGTGGGCCCGCGCTTCCTCGTTCGCCTTGCCTCGCTTGAGATGCACCCGATGGACGCCGCCGATCGCATTCCTTTTATCAAGGAGGAAGCGGGTTCTGGCTTGTGCAACATCACCAAATGCTGCACGGAAGTGTGCCCGGAGCATATCCATATCACCGATAACGCGATTATTCCGCTGAAAGAGCGGGTCGTGGATCGCTATTACGACCCGGTGCTCTGGTTCTTAAGAAAGCTTCGCGGCAAGGCGTGA